The following coding sequences lie in one Actinomycetota bacterium genomic window:
- a CDS encoding flavodoxin family protein, which translates to MTTAPAVYDDLRALFINCTLKRSPERSHTQGLVDRSANIMTRNGVAVEVIRAVDHDIATGVWPDMTEHGWDSDAWPGIYQQVMAADILVIAGPIWLGDNGSVTKQVIERLYACSSLLNDAGQYAFYGRVGGALITGNEDGVKHCAMNILYSLQHLGYTIPPQADAGWIGEAGPGPSYLDEGSGGPENDFTNRNTTFMTWNLIHLARMLRDAGGIPAHGNQRSEWDAGCRFDFENPEHR; encoded by the coding sequence GTGACCACCGCACCCGCCGTGTACGACGATCTTCGGGCGCTGTTCATCAACTGCACGCTGAAGCGATCCCCCGAGCGCAGCCACACCCAGGGGCTGGTGGACCGGAGCGCGAACATCATGACCCGCAACGGTGTCGCGGTGGAGGTGATCCGCGCGGTGGACCACGACATCGCGACCGGCGTATGGCCGGACATGACCGAGCACGGGTGGGACAGCGACGCGTGGCCGGGCATCTACCAGCAGGTGATGGCCGCGGACATCCTGGTGATCGCCGGGCCGATCTGGCTTGGCGACAACGGCTCGGTGACCAAGCAGGTGATCGAGCGGCTCTACGCCTGCTCCAGCCTGCTCAACGACGCCGGCCAGTACGCGTTCTACGGGCGGGTGGGCGGCGCGCTGATCACCGGCAACGAGGACGGCGTGAAGCACTGCGCGATGAACATCCTGTACAGCCTGCAGCATCTCGGCTACACCATCCCGCCGCAGGCCGACGCGGGCTGGATCGGTGAGGCGGGGCCCGGCCCGTCGTACCTGGACGAGGGATCAGGCGGGCCGGAGAACGACTTCACCAATCGCAACACGACGTTCATGACGTGGAACCTGATCCACCTGGCCCGGATGCTCAGGGACGCCGGCGGGATCCCCGCGCACGGCAACCAGCGCTCGGAGTGGGACGCCGGGTGCCGGTTCGACTTCGAGAACCCCGAACACCGGTAA
- a CDS encoding cation:proton antiporter, producing the protein MPDVSFESLLIVCVLAVLAPLVVGFVPRLRVPAVVLEILAGILVGPSVLGWVRVDLPLQILALLGLAFLLFLAGLEIDLHRLRGRVLTAAVLGYLVTLALGAGAGAAFAAAGWVQQPLLLAIAVSATSLGLVVPVLKDAGQATSGVGQSVIAAATVADFAAIVLLSLLFSSAAGSTGSRLVLLAAFAALVLATAVAGMAAGHWRRLGEVLVRLQDTTAEIRVRFAVVLLVAFTVLAEHFGLESILGAFLAGALVGLLDRDSASHPHFRTKLEAIGFGFLIPVFFVTSGIRLDLTGLVHDPAALLRVPLLLLTLLLVRGVPALLTLRSHGPRPTLAAALLQATSLPFLVTAAQIGIELGVVAPVTGAALVLAGLVSVLVFPVVALGLLGPASATPARPPVRSAVTTG; encoded by the coding sequence ATGCCTGATGTCTCCTTCGAGAGCCTGCTCATCGTCTGCGTGCTCGCCGTACTCGCCCCGCTGGTGGTCGGGTTCGTGCCGCGGCTGCGGGTCCCGGCCGTCGTGCTGGAGATCCTGGCCGGCATCCTGGTCGGGCCGTCGGTGCTGGGGTGGGTGCGGGTCGACCTGCCGCTGCAGATCCTGGCGCTGCTCGGGCTGGCGTTCCTGCTCTTCCTGGCCGGCCTGGAGATCGACCTGCACCGGTTGCGCGGGCGGGTCCTCACCGCAGCGGTGCTGGGATACCTGGTGACGCTGGCGCTGGGGGCGGGTGCCGGTGCGGCCTTCGCCGCCGCCGGCTGGGTGCAGCAGCCGCTGCTGCTGGCGATCGCGGTGTCCGCGACCTCGCTGGGCCTGGTCGTCCCGGTGCTCAAGGACGCCGGCCAGGCGACCAGCGGTGTCGGACAGAGCGTGATCGCCGCGGCCACCGTCGCCGACTTCGCCGCGATCGTGCTGCTGTCGCTGCTGTTCTCCTCCGCCGCCGGTAGCACCGGGTCCCGGCTGGTGCTGCTCGCCGCCTTCGCCGCCCTGGTGCTCGCCACCGCGGTCGCGGGTATGGCCGCCGGCCACTGGCGGCGGCTCGGCGAGGTGCTGGTCCGGTTGCAGGACACCACCGCCGAGATCCGGGTCCGGTTCGCCGTGGTGCTGCTGGTGGCCTTCACCGTGCTCGCCGAACACTTCGGGCTGGAGAGCATCCTGGGCGCGTTCCTGGCCGGTGCGCTGGTCGGGCTGCTGGACCGAGACTCCGCCTCCCACCCGCACTTTCGCACCAAGCTGGAGGCGATCGGGTTCGGGTTCCTGATCCCGGTGTTCTTCGTGACCAGCGGGATCCGGCTGGACCTGACCGGCCTGGTGCACGACCCCGCGGCGCTGCTGCGGGTCCCGCTGCTGCTGCTCACCCTGCTGCTGGTCCGCGGCGTCCCGGCCCTGCTCACCCTGCGCTCCCACGGCCCGCGGCCCACCCTGGCGGCCGCCCTGCTGCAGGCCACCTCGCTGCCGTTCCTGGTCACCGCCGCGCAGATCGGCATCGAGCTGGGCGTGGTCGCTCCGGTCACCGGGGCGGCCCTGGTGCTGGCCGGTCTGGTCTCGGTGCTGGTGTTCCCGGTGGTCGCGCTCGGGCTGCTCGGCCCGGCATCCGCGACACCGGCCAGGCCGCCCGTCCGGTCAGCCGTCACCACCGGCTGA